The genomic DNA AGACAAGGCATCGATCAAAGTCCTGTAAAATAGAAATATTGTGTATGATGAGTGATCAAAGTGAAAGAAAGGGAGAGGAAATAATACCTTAATTTGTGGCAAATCAAATACTCATAACTCAATAGTTTCTTAATTACCGAAAGGTTGCTTTGGTTACTTACTTGATTCTTAATATGCGGATGATCATTTTTGCTCTTGGCTTTAAGCCTGGGATCAAGGTGAGAGTCCTCATCAGAGATGCTGGTTGTACTGGACTCAGCTGCTTTATCCTCCTGGTTTGACTTAACCATCTTTTCATTAGCAATAGTTGAATATTGATGATTAACATTCCAGGTTGTAGACAACGAGGCCGTGTAGTGTCTTATTGTTTCCTTAAACTCTATCTCTTCGTTCTGGTACAAAAGACGGAATCCACACTTGTGCACAGTCAAGCTTGGGAAATCGGTTGTAATTGAAGCCTCAACGAAGCTGCTCTGATTCAACCAGTTTGGAAACGACCCACGTGGTATATGAGAGAGCCAAATGAATCCACCTAGCCGTAACAACACGAGATTTTCTTTAGTAGGGCTATACACATGGGGGGAATCCAGACTACCAATATCGGTTTCCAACAGACAAATCAAGTTGCAAGGAAGTTGTGAATCCCGATTGTCAACAATTGTAGTCCCATCCTTCTGGAGTGAGAAAGAAACACAGAGTGCAAGTCCAATCCAACTAGGATCATCGTACAaatttggaggaagagagattGTGAGTTGGGGCTCATCACTCCGATGGCTGAACCTCTCCAGAATTTCatttggaggaaaacaagaGTTATAGACAAGGCATCCATCAAATTTGTTTGCCTCATTCTCATACTTGTTATACAAATGGGTCTTGAAGAGTATTTCCTTAAAAAACTCTTCATCATTTTGATACAAAAGATGGAGTCCACACTTGTGCACCGTCAAGCCTGCAGGGCAATTGCTAATTTCAGCCTCAATGGAACTACATCGATTCAACCACTTTGGAAAACACTCACGTGGTAAATAAACCAGCCATATGAATCCATCTAGATTTAACAAGCAAAGATCATCTTCGTGGAGGCAATAGCTATGGGGATGCCCTACACCAAAAGTACCGTTTTCAGATGCAAACACAAAGCGACAATGAACTTGTGAATCCGGACTGCCAAAGAGGActgaaaaagaagcaaacagAGCAAGTCCTGTCCAAGTAGGATCATTGTAGAAATTTGGAGGAAGAGGGATTCCCACTTTAGGCCCATCACTTGGATGGCTGAACCAATCTAGAATTATTCCGCCACTTTGAGGAAAACAAGAATCATAGAAATGGTGTCGATGGAAGTCCTGCAAAAcagaaatatataattttgtgtCTAACGAGTTAGAGTTAATATTAGTATTCTTTGCAGAGTTGATTCTTACGTCAATACAATTGTATGGAACCACTGAAGGTCGTGCCGCCTCATCATCAGGGTTTTGCCTCTTATTACTTTTTTCTTGATCAACCATAAATTGGCGCGCGAAATCCGAATACTCAGAAATCAAGGCGTTgcattgttttagattttgcTCAAATTCTACCAGATCACGCTGGTACAAAAGACGAAGCCCACATTCCTTCACCATCACACCTGGCCAATCACTTAGAAATGAACCTTCAATGTGGTTGCATTGGCGCAACATATTCTTAAATGACTCCCCCGGTACGTAGGATATCCAAATGAATTCACCTACATTAACTAACCACGTGATTTCTGCTTTACTAGTTACGCAACTAAGGCTTAATTCATCATCCATACCAGCAACGGTACTTCGGAATTGACAATATAGGAATTGCGGAATTTCTGAAACCATATTCTCAAGGAGGGTTTCTCGATCCCCGCCaattgaaaaacaaacacatagaGCGACTCCCATCCAATTGTTATCATTGTACAAATTTGGTGGTATCTCAATTGCCACCGAATGCCTACCACTCTGATGAGTGAACCACTCTTGGGTTTCTTTATTTGGAGGGAAGCAATTATTATATAACAAGAGCGGATTAAAGTCCTGTAACATAGAAATACAGCATccaatcagagagagagagagaaagagagaaacatGATTGTGGGAAAAGGATAGTACTGGAATCGAGAGTATCCAGTAATTAATGGCCAAGATCTTTCTAAAAATATATTGGAATAGGATTTTTTACTgtagaatattcagttaatttatggttagaatttctttttaaaaatcctAAAAGTCACAAATATGACAAATGTccactaactaaaaataataataaaatattattttagatttaaattaaaataaaaaaataaaattacaaaatattaaggggtggttcAGCGCTTCAgtcaccccaagggccaaatttaaaaaaaaaaaaaaaaattccgtttggcccttgggagaggcttcggccaccccagacagccggtctggggtggccaaccaccccttaatattttataattttgttttttatttttatttaaacctaaaataatattttattattattttggttagtGGAcaagtgtcctatttgtggctttAGAATTTCGAAGAAGAAATTCTAGCTATGAACTAGATATTTTTCAGTCTATTTTGAACTGGAGAAGATCCTATATTGGGGTTATAAATAGAATATatgtctcattaataaaaaaataaaaaatattatatatattttaaaaataattaaaaaagaaaacaatataaattaaaaaaaaataatgaaatattaaGGCCAGTTAGGGctgggtggcttcggccaccccatgacccttgggggtggggggtggaTCAGCCACTCACAAGTgctaaatcatttttttttttttttatttggcctttAAGAGTGACTGGACCACCTCTCATGGCCATGAAACCACCCCAACTTTAACTGGGGTGGTTAGCCGGTCCAAAAAGGACTGGACAGGATCCGGATACATGAGGATTGTCAGTTATCAGAATTATTGTTACCAGTGGGCCCGTTTGGTAGAATGGCTTGGGAGTTCCGAGTCGTTCGACACTAGAATGCTCCGGATGAAAGGGCTGAATGGGAACCCTTCTTCGAGTTCGAGGGCGTGGGTCCTCCTCATAAGAGTTGTCAGGTCTTGGGACGTTCTCATGATACATGGGCAACATTTTATAGACCGTTGGCTCATTCTTCTTGGAAGAGTTACGGATGAGATGCATATAGTCAGCATACGAGGTCACGAGTTGTACAATTGTATGAGTAAACTCGTCGAAATTGTGCCGGTATACAAGATTGACCCCACACTTGACAGCTGAAGACACGTCTGGAGTATCACTTACAAACGAGAATTTAGCCCAACTCATTTGATTCCAAACATGTTTCCCCATATAGTTCCCACTCGGTGTGAATGACAACCACAGGAATGCACGTTGGTATAACGAAATTAATACCTCGTCTTCACTGATGCTATAGGATGTTGATATCGGCTTCATACCACCAATGTCGGTTTGCACTTCACAAATGACGCGATGAGGAAGAAATCCTGATTCCAATAAGTTCCTACGAACGGCAGTTGGATGCTTGTGAAATGGGAAAACAGCACAAATTGCAAATCCCATCCAATTTCTATCACTGAACAAATTTTGTGGTATGCCAGTTATCACTGAGTTCCCCTTATTCTGAGTGCAGAACCACTTTGGGATTTCCTTTTCAGGAAAGCAGTGATTATAAATACAGCGGTGGTTGCAGTGGTCCTGTAAAACAAAATGTATGAACAAGAAGTTGTCAAATTCTCCTTTAATTTGATATCCAACTTCATTAATTTTATCGTTAAAAGATCGAAGAATCAAAACAAGTAGAACAATTGTTTTCCGTAGTTGCTGAAGCCTGAAGTGACTAAaggcctgtttggaattgcatttgaggggtttaaaagtgcgtttaacactcaaaaagttcgtttgaagaaaaaagtagtagtttggtaaaaaaattaaaagcgcttttaaaggttcaaaaagcttaaaaatagccaaaatgcatttttggcaaaagtttaaaaatgaagcatttgctaaaaaatgttttttgacttaagctgtatttctcaaacgcaatttcaaacaggctctaaaagAATTCATTTAAATAATTTGCAGGTAAAGCCATGCACTTTCTCATAGTACGTAATGACTAAAGATGATTCTACATGAACTACTCAATAATAGGaattgaaatttcatttaaaaaaaacacacacacacacaaggcTCAACCCCAGGCGGTGTACAAAAGTATAAAAGATAAACAGTACCTAACTAAATAATTGAGGAAATATCAAGAAAAAGCATGAAAATTAAGCACATTAGCAAAGTCTAAAAGCAGTTGTCTAGGTAAAAAGTACTGAACAAAAATACTTTAGTTTCACCGAcgattgtgtgtgtgtgaaagagAGGGGGAAAGAGAGACCTGCACATATCTTTTAAACCAAGTGTGAAGCATCCTTTTTGTCTCTTCGGTTCCGCTACGCCCATCCCTAAATGGTATGCCTAAAGAAATTTTAGAAGCTGAATTTCTTGAAGTGCCTGCAGCCTCAAATTCTTGATTTGGAAATGTTTCTGGTGAAGTGCAATCCTCGTCTTCTTCTACACTTTCAATACTACTTGGTAGAAGCTGTAGCGTGGATTGAGGCCACCTGCGCGCAGGTATCAAAAAATATACTTATAATtcaatttagaaattttatatatatatgatgcagTTGTCAGAGTCAGGTATGATAACAAAATGGTTTCCGGTGAACATTATTTAAACCTTTGTGATGCGAAATTGCAAAGAAAATCTTCTCCATGCTTACACCCTTGCAACATTGCCACTTGATCTAAAAGATTTCCGTAAATAGAATCGTGGTAGGCATCCGGACACCTTACGAGGCACTCCACTAATGTTTGCACAAACTCATCAACGTCTTCCTCGTACACAGCACGAATTCCACACATTGTAATGTCCACACTTGGGTTATTGCTCTGAAATGAAGCCCAAATTTTACTATACCCATTCAACTTAAACGTCACCCGTGGcataaaacacataaaaagTCGATGTGACCCAACAAAAAGGTCTCTAGAGAGCTCAAAGCCCATGCCAATTCCGACAAGATCACCACCTAAAACATCAGAAAACGTTACAAAAATCATTGAATCATCTTGATTGTCACCGGAACAAGCTGGTTGCTTGGGGAGTGTACACAAAGCAAATACAGTGAATCCCAGCCATCTCGTATTATCATTCAAATTTGAAGGCAGCTCCATTTTGATGGCACTAGATACATTTTGATAATTGAACCAGCGGGGGGGAGCCGCCATCTTAACCTGAGGAAAAATATATTCATAGGAGTGGTATCGTGCAGGGTCTCCCTgtaaaatatacaaataaatatatatagtgttcagtgagtgagagagaaaaatagataCATAAATTATGGTTTTCAATGAATAAATATAGGGGAAAGACCTGATACAATAGTGAAAGCAATGACTTGAGTTGTCTGTTAAGCCTGGGGCTCGAGTAACTTTGGCCACTGGGTTGTCTTTTTTTCCCGGAGTTTAAGTCAGTTTGGCCGCTGGACAGACTGGGTTCCGGTTCATCGACATTGCTTGGGGAAGGGTTCATTGGATATTCTATGGATTCCTGACGTGGGCGGAGGTGTTCAGGGCTCCCCGAAGTTTCTTCGGTTAAATTTTGTACAAACTCTACCATATCTTCCTCGTATACTAAACGCGCACCACACTTTTGAATCTCCACATCTGAGCTGCTGATTGTAATTGAAGGGCTAATGCAGCCGTGTTCATCTAAATGGTCCCTAAACCTTGCATTTGATACATATAGCCGAAGTCCATATGAAAGGGCATATAGTTTGTCTTTAGGGACATTAATAATGATCAGGGGATAATCTTGAAGACCTCCATCGTTGTCCAAGTGATATATGAACTCATGAAAACTTTTTGAGTCGTGACCACGAGGAACAATATTCTTCactttaaaaacaataaacaacgCTATTCCTCTCCAACTGCTATAATTTTCATCTTGACGATCAGGTAGCCGGATTGGTACAGATGACCCTGACTTATTCTGGTGGGTGAACCATTTTGGAATTTCAGTTTGAGGTGAAACGCTATACATTCCATCCACTTGACGAATTTGACCCTGCAAAATATTACAAGGAAAAAGGTAAAAGGATGTTcgatgtgtgtgtatgtgtatgggagagagagagggagagagagagagagagacctccATGTATCTCTGCAACAATGGCTTGAAGTGTATATCTCGCAGAGAAAGCTCACGACCTTTGCTTTCTTCATCAATATCATCAGCCGAGTTGAGGCAGTTAATAAACGTCAATCCTGGTTCACCTGAAGTCCACActatgatttgatttgaataatttatcAGTGAAGTGCAATGTCGTGCCATTACAGATTGTGTACTTAATGGAATATTTGCTAACGATTCAAGCCTGCT from Corylus avellana chromosome ca6, CavTom2PMs-1.0 includes the following:
- the LOC132184001 gene encoding uncharacterized protein LOC132184001 — its product is MLHTWFKRYVQDHCNHRCIYNHCFPEKEIPKWFCTQNKGNSVITGIPQNLFSDRNWMGFAICAVFPFHKHPTAVRRNLLESGFLPHRVICEVQTDIGGMKPISTSYSISEDEVLISLYQRAFLWLSFTPSGNYMGKHVWNQMSWAKFSFVSDTPDVSSAVKCGVNLVYRHNFDEFTHTIVQLVTSYADYMHLIRNSSKKNEPTVYKMLPMYHENVPRPDNSYEEDPRPRTRRRVPIQPFHPEHSSVERLGTPKPFYQTGPLDFNPLLLYNNCFPPNKETQEWFTHQSGRHSVAIEIPPNLYNDNNWMGVALCVCFSIGGDRETLLENMVSEIPQFLYCQFRSTVAGMDDELSLSCVTSKAEITWLVNVGEFIWISYVPGESFKNMLRQCNHIEGSFLSDWPGVMVKECGLRLLYQRDLVEFEQNLKQCNALISEYSDFARQFMVDQEKSNKRQNPDDEAARPSVVPYNCIDVRINSAKNTNINSNSLDTKLYISVLQDFHRHHFYDSCFPQSGGIILDWFSHPSDGPKVGIPLPPNFYNDPTWTGLALFASFSVLFGSPDSQVHCRFVFASENGTFGVGHPHSYCLHEDDLCLLNLDGFIWLVYLPRECFPKWLNRCSSIEAEISNCPAGLTVHKCGLHLLYQNDEEFFKEILFKTHLYNKYENEANKFDGCLVYNSCFPPNEILERFSHRSDEPQLTISLPPNLYDDPSWIGLALCVSFSLQKDGTTIVDNRDSQLPCNLICLLETDIGSLDSPHVYSPTKENLVLLRLGGFIWLSHIPRGSFPNWLNQSSFVEASITTDFPSLTVHKCGFRLLYQNEEIEFKETIRHYTASLSTTWNVNHQYSTIANEKMVKSNQEDKAAESSTTSISDEDSHLDPRLKAKSKNDHPHIKNQDFDRCLVYNSCFPPNDILDWFSHQSDEPQLTISLPSNLYNDSTWMGLAFCVSFSLQDDGTTIVDNLDSQLLPCNLICYLETNIGSLEPLHKYCLTKDHHLKLLQLSGFIWLSFIPRVSFLNCMNQQSSFIEASVAIDCLGLTVQKCGFRLLYQNDEVEFKETIRRLSQTWDLIHQENTAKPNEEDKAAEPNTTSSSDDPKPKDKGKRIVE